From Triplophysa dalaica isolate WHDGS20190420 chromosome 16, ASM1584641v1, whole genome shotgun sequence:
ACATAAATTGTActtttctttcttaattataCCCGAAGTTATATTTATGTaatggttattttattttgtttttatgagttgtgtatgttttttccctttttttaaatataattataataaaaaaaaaaaaaagctgatCTATCCATCATTCACAAGCAAATCAGCAGGGGCTCATTTAACTCCTTGTTATGCTTCAGAACGTAGAAGCACAGCCACAAGCAGCAACACTGATTTGAGTTAAACTACTGTTGTGCTACAGTATACAACAGATCtgtcataataaaacaatacaagttCAATGTGTTATACTTTTTATTCAAAGAAATCACTGCAAAGAAGTTTTGTCTGTTCACAAGTatcttaaaacacatttacttgACAAGGAAGATTACCGGAGAtttatgtcttgttttatgaaatgaatataaaataatgaatataatatGATGTGACAGTTTATGATAAAAAACTGACAATAGTTAAGAAAAAACGaattatttttcttaagattattttttgcttgttttaaatataaacgtaCTCTCATAAAAATAGAAAAGTGATCAGGTCAATTTCCTTATCATGTAAAAGTATCTTGATATAAGAATTGTTAatcatttgtactggaaaacaagacaaaatgctCAGTAAGAattaaaatttgtaaaataaaaggtgtaaaatttaagattatgattttattaagattattaatacaaatttttatgaatatttaagaTGAGTGAAGctattatgttatttattatgcTACAAGGTTTAAttcacataaatatattttaatgttccATATCTACACTGTGCTTTAGACTTTTACTTCATATTCCACCATTCATCATTTAGCTTGTAATCATTTACTTCACTTGTATCTACTTTGACCTATGAAAATATTAATCAGGTTAATCCTATTTTTGGCTTCGACTTCTTGTGATGAAAAATTGTGCCATTAAGCTCTGCTACATCAGTGCTGATTccaaaattaaacacaaataatataaaaaactaataaaGGGTTAATAATCCTTTAAATGTAACCCAACATGTAGCCCAGTAGGTGGCACAAAGACCTCAGTTTTCACTGTAATCTTTCAGCGAGCAGAAAATGATGAGCTTCAAGAGTTATGCTTATTTATAAACAAGGTGCATCATGTGCTATCtcaaaaatattatatacagaCATTAAAGCAATACAGAATGAGAGATTGTAAGATGTTAATAACAGTCATtacttcaaaataacttatttgtattttttgtcttgtgttAAGTTAAAACATCTAAACAAGATGAATGTACGCCTACTTTCAGAAGCACAATTGAATAAGATACAAGAAactaatgcaaaatgttttgtattgatCACAGAGACACATTGTCCAGATACTGGAGTGACAAATGCTCTTCATAATGAACGTCCATCAATTGAAACATGTGTAGATGAGTTtggttattttagtttgttaacagcagcagtttatcactgcaagattgaaaCTTTATATTTACATCTGCTCTGGTGACAGGACGTTTGTTGACTGAGCAAAGAGCTTTGAAATCAGCATTGGACACAGTTTTGATTTAGTTCCTATCTCAACCGTGATAAGGTTATGCATCTATAAGCACAAGCAAAAATCCAGTTTTCCAGGAACAACCCTGCATGTAAACCCCTGATAACAGTATGCATGCTATCTTGAGAGTGTGCATGAACTGGATCAAACGCAATaatatttgatcaatttgaCTTTTGCCAAAGCATTCATTTCTAAATGCACTGCTGAAACACTCTGTGCCAAACGAGAAGCCAAAACTGAATTACAAACTGTATTCAAACCGTTTCATATTAAAGCAGTAAGCACCAAGAAGCAGtgagttacagtgcattttataacagctaagggcatTGTGGCGAAACGGAGTATCCTAAAATGATGTTTAGGCTACGTGGTGCGATCAGCCgttataaatcggggtattttataacagcttggAACttcgctcagccaatcagaatcaaggaccagaactggcCGTTTTATACAGGTCTATATTaaccgtttcatcggacacgCGTGCACCTGACCCCcagataacttccggtttgtgtttggctagtgttgaactatttatattttattaacttgtaataattgtattagaTAAACAATTcgttgaattttgttgtttgttaattttatgaaataaacaatttgttgaatgggtcctttAGTTCGGTCATTGACATCTAGAGGCTGAGCTTAGTATAGCAgcctaaattcaaaatattggagagacaattttagccaagtaacagttcttctctgtttcttttgaTTATTATCAGCCCTCTTTAGTTTGTGGATGTGTACCGGAGTCTTAAGTCTTCATACATAGTTGGTCAATTTGATTGAATTTGTTGGATGACTGCAAATTTTCCAATAAAATGAGCTACATTTGATTTCACAGATTTAGCGTGACCTGCACTGCTTCttttagaaaatataatatCAATCTCTCATCACGCTTGGCCCCAAGCAGCAGAGAAAATGCACATTGGGACAAGGTTGCAGACTGCAAGTACGGAGGGAGTTTCATATAGAAAGTAACTTGGTAGGacacaatttattttcaatggCAGGTCGGTGAGGAACTCAAAGCAGGTGCAGTCCCATATAAGGGCGAATAATGTGTGATAGATTGTGAAGCGTGTGTCTCAGGGCGGTGTGGTGTGGGCCGCGGCCAATGCTGCTCTACAGTGAGAGTTCAGCCAGGGGTCTGTGAAAATACTGCTGGGGATCTGCAAACACCATTTATGACACAGAAGTcgtgtcaaataaatgtttataagacaattacacaaaaacaaataatcgGATAAGCATCAAAGTTGTTATAACATGATACAGAGGAAATCTGGATCTGTTAGACTGGTTGGCTGGGAGTGTAGGTCCTTGTTTCTATGTTGAAACTTCAAGTTGGATTATGACAATTCAGCCTGAAGAtcaatatttccaaataatccTTTTCAGTACTACATTGATCTTATACTGTCATCTTCCTTTTTTATTACCTGCACAACCATCTCTTTACCAGCAGAGGGCCCCCGTTTCAACTAGTGGGACCCCACACTGGCAAAGTCCTTACAAATGTCCCAAACATGTCTCGGGTGAATTAGAAACACACTAAAGCAATCATAATTCACCTCTTCTCTGCTAAATTACATTTCTTGAACCCACATTATGAGGTTCTTTAGTCACGTAAtgcaaattcaattttaaaatattacaaagagGCTTTTGCGGTAAAGCATTATTACATTACACTGATGAAATATGGAGTACATACAGAAGATGGACAAAAATAAGAACAGCGGGCAAATAGGTAATATCTTTATGAATGAACATTTGTCTTTAATACAGCTTCAAACCAATCAATGTATACAACTTTTAAACAGTCTCTAAAGTGGACTGATGTACAATTCATCACATTGTTTTAGAGAGCTTGGAGCCGGGAATCTGATTCTCACTCTTCTCATAACTGTGAAGATTGTTGATGGTGAAACACCAAACAGTTGGGTTGTTAAGGTTAGAGATGCTGCTGTTAAATAAGCTCAAACAATTGGTCCCTTCTGGACATCTGACAAGTCATGTATTTCACAGTTTCCTTGTTCTAACCACTGCTAAACACAGGTTGTTCTAGCACAGCTTGTTCAAAACATAGTTTTGCTGTGCCAACTAGACAATATGTAGTAACCACAACCATTTTTATAGTagccaaaacatttaatatacacCCCTGTAATAATGGGGGTTCATAATTTTGTCCATTCCGAATGATACATGATGaactatataaaatattatggGCCACAATAACCAGCCAGTTACCTGAATTAGGAATAACAGTTTAGCTAATGGTTCATTCGTTGTGATGAAACACCATTTAACGCTTGTTTTCCGAGATGCGGATATCATCATTGGGAGCTATCTGTGGTTTCTGAGAATTTATTGACTACTGAATGATTCGAGTGTCTTGTATACATGTTGTGTCAGCATTTTTCCTTCAGCATGGTAAACATTTCAAGTTTCAATTTGCAAATACAGTCGAACCTCAAGAATATTCTTTTTATCTAATATAAATTTAGATTATTGACCGTTTTCttccattattattataagaaCATGTGTTTCCAATGGACTGAAATGATTCAAACACACTTAAGGTTGACTTGGTGATATTGGTTAAAAATAAGACATCAACCCCGGAGCAAGACCAATGAGATGTATGCGTACATATTCAAAATGAATCACTGGACATGTAACACTGCACACACAAGAAGTATTTGTACCAGCAGCACGCAAAGAGTACAAAACACGGCAAAATATAATTCAACCCTGACAAGGAAAAAATCTGTATCCGTGTttgattctgtgaaataaagTGGGGAAATATTATGGTTTGCTTTCGTTCTGGGATACGCCCCTGGGTGCACCGAAGtgcacatgttgcatgctttaaTGCTTCTTTCCTCATTCTTACTTTGCTCCGCCCCTAACTGCGATGTCAAGTTAAAGAGTTGTAGTGCAAAAGAAACATAGGAGGGGCCTGTTTGTGAACCGATCGAGGCGGTTCAACCAATCACAGAATTCCTTTTTCTTCCCTGTCCAACCCTCTCCTttcccctccctctctccctccacCTACTTTCTCCGTTCTGCACTGTATGCAGACACAGGGGCAGGAAAAAAGTACAGTGGACAGCGaggagaaaaaaacagaagcagcttctgttttttctttcaaacacaTTCCCGCTGCATCATTACGAGCGAACAGGCAACCCGGCTTATAAAAGCAGAGGTTGCATGTGCACACTCTCACACGCGCAGTCGAGGAGAATCAACTCACGCAATCTCTTCTGTGGCACCTGGGACACAGCAAGTGATCATTTAGGAAGTGAACTTCTCAGTAGTTTACTTCTTGAATCCCAAACTCACACACAGGTTCTAGTCCGGTGTTTGCTGGGAGCAAGTGGAGAAGAACCTGCCTGCACCTTATCCCGGAGTTTCACCTGTCAGCCTCGCAGTGATGTCAAACGAGGAGTGCCGCTCGCCCATCGGCCTGGACTGCTGCAGCTGTTGTCTGGATCTGGCCAATGGCTGCTTGGCTGAGCCGGGCCGACCCGGCCACACGAGCCTGGGCAGCCCCACTTCAATCAACCACTTCAGACAGCTGCGAGACCAGCTTCACTTTCAGAACCTAAACACAGATAAGCTGAACAACATCATGAGACAGGATTCGCTGGAGTCGGTGGTCCGGGACCCCTGCTATCTGCTCAATGAAGGCATCTGCAACAGCAACATTGACCAAACCATGCTGTCCATTCTGCTGTTCTTTCACAGGTATGTGAACAAACACACttgagacacacacacctgccccggcaaacacactcacacctTGCCGGGGCCATAAAATGGTCAAAGTCTTAGAGCTAGAGCCGTGTTTGCCAGTTAGTGACTTAAGTTAAAAATGTTAGTTTGATGACAGGAACATTCTGTGTTGTTTTCAACTTATGTAACAAAAACCTTCTCCCTAACAAATTTGTACTGTCACCGtacaaatttaaatgaatttcatattaatttattaagtaACGCCACAGACGTATCATGTTTTATAATTAGCTTTTAATGTATtcacatgtattcatttattactCATTGGCTTGCATATCGTAATCCAACACCAAGACATGTTACACAAACACTCAGAACTAccagttattttatttcttgccGGTATGATAAGAACATACGGCacttaataatacaaataatacaaatgctGTAAATGCAGCTCTTGCTTTGTTATTTAAGTCTAAGGTGGCTCTCTGTCTAAGTATGGTTCCAGGAATGTGCAGATTAGTATGAAGAACATGCCTTTGCGCAAACTTGCGAGGATCTTGTGTCATTCCACCTTAAAACAGTTCTTCCTCCTTAAATACTCCATATTCAATGTGACTCATCTGATGCATTTAAAGATTTGATTCCTGTAGCTTTAGGGCGGAAAGTACACGTGCATTTCATTTACAACCAATTCAATATTATTTGCCTCCTTACTTCCGTCAGCTGAAGCGAAACACATTCTGACGTATAAACTATGGGTCATTTAAATACCATGCTGGCCTTCCTAACCAGGTAACGTCTGTGTTTATAAAATCTAACAATTCCAAAACAACATTCAATGAGAAATCTTTAACATTTCCGACTATTTAATGTTTGACTGATTTTATACATTGTGTATGTGatgcatacacatacacaatgtTGTGGTGCAAAACAGTACATtaacagtatacagtatattaacttGTCAAAAAGGAATGGAGATATTTTGCAGATGTATAGACACCAGGACAGTCGGATAAATCagatagcatttgaaatgtttagtCTGCAAGAGACATACAGTTGAGGCCCGTTGGGAAAAACAGTCAGCTCAAGTCAGCTAAAGGGAGATTACAGAAAGAATTGAACTGTAACTAATTGACGCACGTGGCTAGATGATAAGAATGTATTCCATATGTTGTTATCATAACATGCCACCGTATGGATTTGACTGACATTGAAATCTTTGACAAACTATCAGAGATAttagataaatatttaaagctCGCCTGTCATACTTCGCTCTTTAAGTTGATAAAGATTTAAAGTGAAACTGGCTGATAACCTCACAGATATGCCAGCTCAACATGTTAAgtcagcaaaacattttttgcttgGACGTTAAAATTGATAGTGAGGTCTGAATGAAAGTGAGAATGAAAAAAGCTTGATGGTGTAACAGCAATGAGATATAATGAGAAAAGTCGGAGTACTTGACTTAGAGACAGTGAATATtcacattatataaataaatgttctaCAACATGCTTTTCACAGCAGTGCtgtagaagaaccatttttgcttcccaaattaataatttaatgaaacaTTCCTACAAGAACTTATTCTTTCCTACTTTTTTAAAGACTGTTTCAAATCCACAACATAAACAAGCGTTACTGCCTATTAAAGTTTTTGTGgcacaaacttaacttccgggtATGTCCTTGCATAtatctgaaaacaagcaaaagaaataacaaatacatttcattaGCTAGCATGTTCAAAtgatgtctagccagtattatttttgGTCTTTGTGAATGTCTgctggaagttaagtttgggccacaaaagcgttcaaaaattatattgttggaacaaaatatgaatactatctaaaagcgaatcaacaccaagacctgcctgaaatgcctcgtgtaaccacaccccccacaaatctacatcagttaatggtatgatttgactaataccgcccaaatgtatacacaagtaaaaTGGGCGTAACTGTCACTACAATTGCTTTTataacctgatgttccaaatatggtaaaagaTGTTACATTTTCGTCACAcgtttgcagtattcgaccaatcaaaacgc
This genomic window contains:
- the tsc22d3 gene encoding TSC22 domain family protein 3 isoform X2, with the translated sequence MSNEECRSPIGLDCCSCCLDLANGCLAEPGRPGHTSLGSPTSINHFRQLRDQLHFQNLNTDKLNNIMRQDSLESVVRDPCYLLNEGICNSNIDQTMLSILLFFHSASGASVVAIDNKIEQAMDLVKNHLMYAVREEVEILKEQIKELAEKNNQLERENSLLKNLASPEQLQKFQSRLPSDSDLALDPQEPGSPDDVGHQYNSTGSAV